GCTGAAGAATGTTCCAGTTTGCCAAAACGAAACAAATGACATATAGACCTAGGCACCTATCCATGTATGCAACTTGCTGACTTGTTCTTTGTTTGCAACACTAGCACAATGCGTGTGCATTGCTACGAAGCCATAAAAAGGACAAGGAGTTGCCACTGGCTTAGGAGATCTGGTAGGAACCGGATCCCTACCAGGTCACTCAGGTTGTAGGGGTGGAAGGAGGGATGGCGTGGTCGGCGGCGCTGGGGCGCTGTCGTTGCGTgtgcgcgcgagagagagagagcgcaggggcggtggctagggttaggtctcccggctccctaagGAAGCCGAGCAAATATGATTGCTTCTTGCTTAATCCCAAAACGGGTCCTTACACGAGTTTATATAATCCTCCTAgtaagataattgggctaagcccctaataacgataagataaaCTGGGCCACAACTAACTGGGCTAGGCCCCtaatatgccggtcataacaAGATCATCAAAACATGACGGTGTCTTGCGACTGTTGCATGGTTCACAATTAAAAAGAGAACGAAAATATAAGAAAGATCCTATTGCGGTCGTTGAAGAATCTTAAGCGACCATAGTAGATCCTTTGCAAGATTTATAGTGGAGATAACAATTTGAATTTTGAGATAAGAGAAGTAAGTTGAATACACAAGACTGTGGATTAGGTAGGAGGACAACGTCTATCACCAAGTTGAAATTGCAATTTGATCGCTCTCTGCTGCTACGAGAATAGAACTGGAAGAATTGGTTGGAAGAGAAACTAGAAAGAAGTCCATGATTTTGAGTTGGAGTCGCATACTTATATTTATAATTTGCGTTTCTACGAAAGTGTTATTCTTATATTAGGGTAGCAGTGTATTTTTGGGCGAGTAAAAGTaacatttatttatttatgtctCTTGGAAGGTTGCTAGTCCCATATGTGGGTAGAATTGCATTTGTTTATTTGTGTGGTCCACATGTGAACTCACCACCAACTGCAACCCCATCACTCCAAAAGTAGGAAAGATAATATTGCTATTGCAAGTTATGCTCCAAAAAGGTGTGGAAGTGATTCACCTAAGGGAGTCCTTAAGAGGTATCTACCTCTCCATGCAGCCAATTTCTTAGAATAACAGCCAATTCATGGGAAGTTAAAGGAAGTCCTGTTTCGCGATAGTTATTTCTTGGGATTGGCAGCCATGCAAATTTTAATCATTGGATTTTCTAGTCATGACAGTTCAACAGTGCTGAACAAGAGTAAATTAACAATTACTCAATGTCATGCTGAGACAATCCTATCATCAAACCATTCAAAATCCAGCATCTCCCCTTGCTAAATGGGTGGTCACTAATTCACTAATGCCATTGAGACTAacaaaaacaagaagaaaaaaaCTGACAGTCAACGCTACCTGACTTTCAGACAAGCTACCTAATACTGAAAAATGTCTTCCAGAAATAGCTTAAAATCCTTTCACAGCATGTATAGTTCTAAATTTAATCCCATAATATCAAGCGCCAATATATCCAATTCTATAAACAAAGGCATAACTTATAAAACTACAGAACCACTAATGTAAAACTCAGCAGTAAGAGAGCTTGCATTGCATGCCACATAAACTAAATTAGGGTTCTAAGTAGCTGACATCATTTACATCACGGCTTAATTATTTTTTAAGAATATTAGAAGAGTTGGCAAAAGTATAATTACCTGTGGGAGCGGCGGCCAAGCAAAGCAGCAGAGAGATCTATTTCCAGATCCAAGCTTTTGTGGAAGCTCCCGTCAAGGTCGCCATAAAACTCAATCTGATAATAGTATAGAATCACGGCAGATGGTTAAAATAAATGTTCGCATGATCTTGATTCTTGACAAATGTCTAACATAGCATCGCATGGGCTAGAAATCTTGGAAATCTATGTGCAATAACCATCTAGGGTGGTATGCATACAATTCTAACACATTTCTGACCCTCATTACCATAAAATACAGATTGAAATATTTCAGCCGATCATATGAGAGTTAAACTGAAAAAATACATGTGAGTTGAATTTGCACTCATAAAGTGGCTCGCAAGCAAACTAAAGCCCAGGACTGGCAAAATAAGCAAGAGAAAAAGGAGAAAAAATTACCAGAGAATGATTTTGTGCATGACTGTTATGGATCATTTACCATGACTGTGACAGGGAGCAGGGAGGGCGTATAGTATCATGAAGAATGCGTCATGGAGGAAAACCAAAACAGGTACCGCCAAACTACAATATGCAATGCACACTACAATATGCAAATATGAAGGAAGATAGTCCTATCTCATAACTCAGTTGACAATACTTCAATATGCAATGCACACTACAATACCTGTATTTCATTCCATTATTCTGTGCTAAATCTACATTGTATTCCATACAAAGATAGAGAGTAGTtactcactgcatcttttgcctgtaaTTTTTCTGCCCATCCATTCAGCACATAGGGATCATTTACAGCTACACAGATAACAGAGTCGATCCCTTTTGCTTTCAACTTATCAATGTTGTTCTTGTAACTAGGGACATGTGACTGCGAACATACTCCTGTGTATGCGCCCTGAAATATATCGCAAAGATAGCTGTCAACAATATGAGCAATAAATCATTCCAGGAGAGAGTCAGTCTACAACATAGTTATCAATGAGATGGAAAAGGCAGTACACGGAACCATCATGGAGCAAGCTTACAATCCTAGTGGATGTAGCCAGAAATCCATTAGGGATATAGAGTTGTCAATGAATTTGAACGGTGGGCACGAAAATGCCATTCAGCGCAAAGCTCAAGCACACTAATTCCCAGTCCAACAATAAGTTTCAGCATTCAATTTTCCTGATCTAGCCAATGGCCTGCCTACCTATTCACAGTTTCTCATACTTCTAGTGCGAATGGAGCATGCAAGAACTCAATCCATAACCGCCTAGTACAAATTCTGTACTAGTACCAACTAGTGTGAAGAATCCCCACTGAGACTCATTAGGGTTTCGAAAAGGTCGAGCATACATGAACCGAAGCTAGCAGCAAGAAGAGCTTGGTAGGCAAGGGCAGCGAGCTAGAGAGAGCTTACCGGCAACCCGAAGATGACGACTTTCTTCCCCTGCAAGCAAGCAGACACAACGAAACACGAAGGGGTCAGACGACAGGCGCGCGGTGGTGGGCGGCGTGGGGAAACAGGGGGGAGTATAGGGAGCGTAGTACATGGAAGATGTCCTTGAGAGGGGTGGTGGAGAACTTGGTGGCGACTCCCTCGTCCCAGGACCGCGCCTTCTGCAGCGACACGCCGGGCGCCGCGGAGACGATGTCGGAGCCCACCGACGCGAACCCCCTGGCCGCGGCCCACAGCGCCGCCGCAGGGGAACCTCCCGCCCTCCTCGCCAGTGCTGAAGCCATCGCCACAGAAGGTTGGGAGTAGGTATTGTTGTCCTTGGATCGGGTTTCGCTGGCGAGCGGCGCTTGAGAGTTGAGACGGCGCACGGCTGGGAGCTGCCTGctcagagcatctccagccgttcagCCCCCGGGCGCCGAAAAAGAGCGGCCTGGGGCGAACCGGCGCTagatcgatctctggggcgaccTAGCTCCCAGCCACGCCCTCAGGCGCCGCCTCCCAACCCGCGGCAAATTCAAACGTAGTCATTCCCGCTCACAAAATAGACGCCACGGTTCGGCGATCATGCGGCCACAGTTCGGCGATCGAATGAAAAGTTCGGCGTATAAAAAGCAGAAAAGACGCGCGTGCGCATCAAACGGCGAGGTCGGCCTCCGGCGTCGGCGGAGTCGGCGTGCGCGGGCTTGGCGGGGTCTCTGTGCTTGGCGGCGTCGGCGTGGCTTCTGTGCTACGGGGAGTCTCGGCGGCATCATCGCTCGGGCTAGGCGGGGGCGTGGGCGTGGGCGGCGTCCTCGAGGGAAGCTGGTTCAGGATGAGGCCACGCTCCGCCAAGTACCACGCCTTGAACGCCTCGTCGTTGCTCTGGAGCATGTCTGCCCCGCCCAGCAGGAAAGTCAGGTAGGTGTTTCCCTTCTTCGCGGCGACGTTGGTCCGGAGTAGGTCGAGCTTGGCGGCGCTGCTCGACATCAACGCCGACCACCGCGCGTCGGTCTTCTCTTCACGAAGGACTGCTCGGGTCTGTGCCTCGGCGAGGCAGTGCTCGATGGACTCCTGCACTCGAGCGGTGGCCGCGTCGGCGTGTTTCCCCTTCTTGGCACCTTTGTTGCCGTCCGGTCGCCCTTCTGACGCGCCCGGAGTTGGCGCGTCCAGCTTGTAGGTCTCCTTGGCCTTGTCGAGGGTGCGCCGGACTTCCGCCCACTTTCTCGCACTTGTCAATGCGCTTGTAAACGTGGAGGTACTTGAATTCGGCGTCgctgttgttggggaacgtaataattttaaaaatttcctacgcacacgcaagatcatgatgatgcatagcaacgagaggggagagtgttgtccacgtacccttgtagaccgaaagcggaagcgttaacacaacgcggttgatgtagtcgtacgtcttcacgatccgaccgatcaagtaccgaacgcacggcacctccgagttcagcacacgttcagcttgatgacgtccctcgaactccgatccagccgagtgttgagggagagttttgtcagcacgacggcgtggtgacgatgatgatgttctaccgacgcagggcttcgcctaagcaccgctacgatattatcgaggtgtaatatggtgaggggggcaccgcacacggctaaaagatcgttgatcaattgtctgtgtagaggtgcccccttgccctcgtatataaaggagcaaggggggttcggccggcctagaggagaggcgcgccaggaggagtcctactcctaccgggagtaggactccccccccccttttccatgttggactaggagagaaagggggaagaggtggaggggaggaaggaagggggggcgccgcccccctctccttgtcctattcggactggggggaggggcgcgcggccctgccctggcctcctctcctctcttccacctaggcccactaaggcccattaagttaccggggggttccggtaacctcccggtactccggaaaaatcccgatttcacccggaacacttccgatgtccaaacataggcttctaatatatcaatctttatgtctcgatcatttcgagactcctcgtcatgtccgtgatcacatccgggactccgaacaaccttcggtacatcaaaacatataaactaaaacatgtccgatcatcacgtgagatggagtagtttcaatggtgaacatcactatgttgatcatatctactatatgattcacgctcgacctttcggtctcaatgttccgaggcaatatctgcatatgctaggctcgtcaagtttaacctgagtattccgcgtgtgcaactgttttgcacccgttgtatttgaacgtagagcctatcacacccgatcatcacgtggtgtctcagcacgaagaactttcgcaacggtgcatactcagggagaacacttttatcttgaaattttagtgaaagataatcttataatgctaccgtcaatcaaagcaagataagatgcataaaagataaacatcacatgcaatcaatataagtgatatgatatggccatcatcatcttgtgcttgtgatctccatctccgaagcaccgtcatgatcaccatcgtcaccggcgcgacaccttgatctccatcgtagtatcgttgtcgtctcgccaactattgcttttacgactatcgccaccgcttagtgataaagtaaaacaattacatggcgattgcatttcatacaataaagcgacaaccatatggctcctgccagttgtcgataactcggttacaaaacatgatcatctcatacaataaaatatagcatcatgtcttgaccatatcacatcacaacatgccctgcaaaaacaagttagacgtcctctactttgttgttgcaagttttacgtggctgctacgggcttagcaagaaccattcttacctacgcatcaaaaccacaacgatagtttgtcaagttggtgctgttttaaccttcgcaaggaccgggcgtagccacactcggttcaactaaagtgagagagacagacacccgccggtcacctttaagcatcaagtgctcgcaacggtgaaaccagtctcgcgtaagcgtacgcgtaatgtcggtccgggccacttcatctcacaataccgctgaaccaaaatatgacatgctggtaagcagtatgacttatatcgcccacaactcacttgtgttctactcgtgcataacatcaacgcataaaaccaggctctgatgccactgttggggaacgtagtaatttcaaaaatttcctacgcacacgcaagatcatggtgatgcatagcaacgagaggggagagtgttgtccacgtacccttgtagaccgaaagcggaagcgttaacacaacgcggttgatgtagtcgtacgtcttcatgatccgaccgatcaagtaccgaacgcacggcacctccgagttcagcacacgttcagctcgatgacgtccctcgaactccgatccagccgagtgttgagggagagttttgtcagcacgacggcgtggtgacgatgatgatgttctaccgacgcagggcttcgcctaagcaccgctatgatattatcgaggtgtaatatggtggaggggggcaccgcacacggctaaaagatcgttgatcaatt
The Aegilops tauschii subsp. strangulata cultivar AL8/78 chromosome 3, Aet v6.0, whole genome shotgun sequence genome window above contains:
- the LOC109761025 gene encoding peroxiredoxin-2F, mitochondrial — its product is MASALARRAGGSPAAALWAAARGFASVGSDIVSAAPGVSLQKARSWDEGVATKFSTTPLKDIFHGKKVVIFGLPGAYTGVCSQSHVPSYKNNIDKLKAKGIDSVICVAVNDPYVLNGWAEKLQAKDAIEFYGDLDGSFHKSLDLEIDLSAALLGRRSHRWSAFVDDGKIKAFNVEKAPSDFKVSGAEVILDQI